The Anoxybacillus amylolyticus DNA segment GAAGCAAGTAGTATTGGTCGTTCGTCATCTCATCCAGTTCACACTTCACAAGCGCTGCCGCTTTTTTGTTAACAAGAAACGAAACAGACAAATACCGTTCAATTAATTCATGCACGTTGCTATGCAAACAACCACCTCTTTCGATATAGTTCAACTATTTAACTATTAAATAATATAACTATTATAGAGAAAATCGTCAACGATTAAATCACGTGGTAATAAGGAAAAACAAGGATATGCAATGAAGCTAGAGTATACGTATGCCAATTTTCAATGGGACGGGCATTGGGAGCTCACCCACGGAAAAGCTTCCCTTCACCAACATGGATTGCCGAGATCATTCGACAGGTGACGCATCAACAACAAGAGCGGGCATCGACACCCGCTCTCGTTTACAACCATTGCTCTAGTTGTTTGCTTGTTCCGTCTTTTTTCGCCATTTGTTTCATATATATCAAATCCAGTCGCTCTTTATGAAGAAGAAACATTCTTTTTGCCCATTCACAATCAGAATTCGATTTCCAATGCACACATGCTCGCAAGCGATCTAATATAATGTCTTCAATCCCGATGACATATACATGAAATCCATCCTCTAGTCTTAACTCAATCACTTTATCATCAGCAGCATCTTCTAACATATCATTTGGAATTTCAACACTAACAAACAATTCATCGTGATACCAATGTCTTCCTGATGGAGTGAAACCAAGTTGAATGAGCAATTGTCCTGCTTTTTCACGATCACTAACAATTAAGTCAATGTCTACTGTCGTATAATCGCCGCGCGTATATATTTCAACAGCAAGCCCACCAACAATAATTGGACGTATGCGATACGGCTCTAACAGTTTAGTTAAAATGGCTGTTACTTGAACCATTTTCTCAAAAGATGTTTTCGTTCGAAGCGACTGAAGTTTTTCTCTCGCCTCTTTAATCGAATTCATAATACCACACTCGTTCGTTTACATATCGAATTTTTCCTTCTTGTTCAGCTTTTTTCCATCGTTTCATGCATAATTCATCTAATATATGCATTTCTTCTTTGTCGCGTGCGCGCAAACGCACATGTTGTTCTCTTCCATCTTTTAATATATCCCGCTCTACACTTCCTTTGCGTGAAAAAATCCAATCATTTAGTTCAGACATACTCATTTTTCTCACTTCACTTCACTCCAACAACTATTTTTTACATTATATCACAAAAGAGCGGGCATCGACACCCGCTCTTCCTTCATAAATGGCCACTTTGCTCGCCTAAACGTTTTTGCCATCACCGGAATGAATAGCGGCAAAACGACGAGCGCATATAAAAAGAACCCTGTTAAGATATATGGTTGCAATTTGCAATAGCGATAATACGCCCGATGGATACATCGCTGCAAACGTTCCTCCTAAAATGATCGCTGCTGAAATGATGACCGTTCCCATATGACGC contains these protein-coding regions:
- a CDS encoding DUF6036 family nucleotidyltransferase; the encoded protein is MNSIKEAREKLQSLRTKTSFEKMVQVTAILTKLLEPYRIRPIIVGGLAVEIYTRGDYTTVDIDLIVSDREKAGQLLIQLGFTPSGRHWYHDELFVSVEIPNDMLEDAADDKVIELRLEDGFHVYVIGIEDIILDRLRACVHWKSNSDCEWAKRMFLLHKERLDLIYMKQMAKKDGTSKQLEQWL